A window of Christiangramia forsetii KT0803 contains these coding sequences:
- the fsa gene encoding fructose-6-phosphate aldolase, protein MKFFIDTANLEQIKEAQDLGVLDGVTTNPSLMAKEGITGKDNIFKHYKKICDLVEGDVSAEVIATDFEGIVREGEELAELHDQIIVKVPMIKEGVKALKYFSDKGIKTNCTLVFSAGQALLAAKAGATYVSPFIGRLDDISTDGLNLIAEIRLIYDNYGFETEILAASVRHTMHVLECAKLGADVMTGPLSSIEGLLNHPLTDIGLEKFLADYKKGNQ, encoded by the coding sequence ATGAAATTTTTTATTGATACCGCAAATCTTGAACAGATAAAAGAAGCTCAGGATCTAGGTGTATTGGATGGAGTTACCACTAATCCATCTCTTATGGCAAAGGAAGGAATTACCGGAAAAGATAATATTTTTAAACATTATAAAAAGATATGTGATCTTGTTGAAGGAGATGTAAGTGCTGAGGTAATCGCCACAGACTTTGAAGGTATAGTTAGAGAAGGAGAGGAGCTTGCAGAGTTACATGACCAGATCATTGTAAAAGTGCCTATGATCAAAGAAGGTGTAAAAGCTCTTAAGTATTTTAGTGATAAAGGAATAAAAACAAACTGTACACTGGTTTTTTCTGCAGGGCAGGCTCTTTTAGCTGCTAAAGCAGGTGCCACGTATGTTTCTCCATTTATTGGAAGACTGGACGATATTTCTACAGACGGTTTAAATCTAATTGCTGAAATAAGGTTGATCTATGATAATTATGGGTTTGAAACTGAAATTTTAGCTGCCTCTGTAAGGCATACTATGCACGTACTGGAATGTGCTAAATTGGGAGCAGATGTTATGACCGGACCATTGTCTTCTATAGAGGGATTATTAAATCATCCTCTCACTGATATTGGTTTAGAAAAGTTTCTTGCCGATTATAAAAAAGGAAATCAATAA
- a CDS encoding SDR family oxidoreductase, protein MKKGESSDKIVLITGASSGIGKSIATYLAKRNFKVYGTSRSKKESSDSVFNFVQLDVTNEQSIIAAINEISKKEGRIDVLINNAGVGITGPIEETPESEIKKAFETNYFGPLNMIKNVLPVMRKNNGGLIINVTSIAGYMGLPYRGIYSATKSALEITAEAYRMELKQFGIKMTNVAPGDFATNIASGRYHAPVTKGSPYEKVYGNTLKLMNEHVDSGQDPEVMAKQIFKIINTEDPKVHYKVGERLQKISVKLKGLLPDKLYEKMLMKHYKL, encoded by the coding sequence ATGAAAAAAGGGGAATCTTCAGATAAAATAGTGCTCATCACCGGCGCTTCTTCCGGAATCGGAAAGTCCATAGCGACTTACTTAGCTAAGAGAAATTTCAAAGTTTACGGTACCAGCAGAAGTAAGAAAGAATCTTCTGATTCAGTCTTTAATTTTGTTCAGTTAGATGTAACAAATGAGCAGAGTATCATAGCGGCTATCAATGAAATTTCTAAGAAAGAGGGTAGAATCGATGTCCTTATTAATAATGCCGGCGTTGGAATTACCGGACCTATTGAAGAAACTCCGGAATCTGAAATTAAAAAAGCTTTTGAGACCAATTATTTTGGTCCGTTAAATATGATTAAAAATGTATTGCCAGTAATGCGGAAGAATAATGGGGGTTTAATCATTAATGTAACTTCTATCGCAGGATATATGGGGCTTCCATATCGTGGAATTTATTCCGCAACAAAAAGTGCTTTGGAAATTACTGCGGAAGCCTATAGAATGGAATTAAAGCAATTTGGTATTAAAATGACCAATGTTGCTCCTGGAGATTTCGCTACTAATATTGCCTCTGGGAGATATCATGCCCCGGTTACAAAAGGTTCACCATACGAAAAGGTATACGGTAATACCCTGAAATTGATGAACGAACATGTTGATTCGGGTCAGGATCCTGAGGTAATGGCGAAGCAAATTTTTAAGATCATAAATACTGAAGATCCTAAGGTTCATTATAAAGTGGGAGAGCGGTTGCAGAAAATTTCTGTAAAACTCAAAGGCCTACTACCAGATAAACTTTATGAGAAAATGCTTATGAAGCATTATAAATTGTAA
- a CDS encoding glutaminyl-peptide cyclotransferase, protein MMNKFNLLLLFILNFLFFSCGSNNANKKSDFSLQIKEKKSEFKLNEQLEASIVNSKNKQIDSVSFYFGDLYLQNSKNGNNLQFKLNDVLLGKQVLKAIVYSEESIDTLSKNIKVLNSNAPKVYTYEIVNTFPHDVTSYTQGLEFHGDTLYESIGQYGKSKLRKVALETGETLKEIKLDDQYFAEGLTILNDKLYQLTWQEGEGFIYNLNTFEKTGTFGYNQSKEGWGLCNNGDKIFKSDGTEKIWILDPETLAEQNYIQPTTHKSVSTKFNELEWVDGMIYANTYQLPSVAIINPATGGIEGIINFKGLDKELGNTDDLDPNNDVLNGIAYNRTSKKLYVTGKRWDKIFEVKIIRK, encoded by the coding sequence ATGATGAATAAATTTAACTTACTGTTACTCTTTATTTTAAACTTTTTATTTTTTTCCTGCGGAAGTAATAATGCAAATAAAAAATCTGATTTTTCTCTTCAAATTAAAGAAAAGAAGTCAGAATTTAAGCTAAATGAGCAACTGGAAGCTTCTATCGTAAACAGCAAAAACAAGCAAATAGATTCTGTTTCTTTCTATTTTGGCGATCTATATCTTCAAAATTCTAAAAACGGAAATAATCTTCAATTTAAACTGAACGATGTATTATTGGGGAAGCAGGTATTGAAAGCCATCGTTTATAGTGAAGAATCAATAGATACACTTTCAAAGAATATTAAGGTCCTTAATTCAAATGCGCCTAAAGTTTATACCTATGAAATAGTAAATACGTTTCCTCATGATGTCACTTCTTACACGCAGGGACTGGAATTTCATGGTGATACGCTATATGAAAGTATTGGCCAGTATGGAAAATCCAAGCTAAGAAAAGTAGCTCTTGAAACCGGGGAAACCCTTAAAGAAATCAAATTAGACGATCAATATTTTGCTGAAGGTTTAACCATTCTTAATGATAAACTTTATCAGTTAACCTGGCAGGAAGGTGAAGGATTCATTTATAATCTGAACACTTTTGAAAAGACCGGTACTTTCGGGTATAACCAAAGTAAAGAAGGTTGGGGGCTTTGCAATAATGGCGATAAGATCTTTAAAAGTGATGGAACCGAGAAAATATGGATTCTTGATCCCGAAACTTTAGCTGAGCAGAATTACATTCAACCAACCACACATAAGTCTGTTTCTACAAAATTCAACGAATTGGAATGGGTGGACGGAATGATCTATGCAAATACTTACCAATTACCTAGTGTAGCAATTATTAATCCTGCAACAGGAGGGATTGAAGGAATTATAAATTTTAAAGGTCTGGATAAAGAATTAGGAAATACCGATGATTTAGACCCGAATAATGATGTGCTAAACGGAATAGCATATAATCGCACTTCTAAAAAGCTTTACGTAACCGGAAAAAGATGGGACAAGATCTTCGAAGTTAAAATTATCAGGAAGTAA
- a CDS encoding acyl-CoA thioesterase, producing the protein MEINPEIYEKQLVVKETHLDKQRHVNNVEYVQWVQDVAEEHWEARASEEQKSTVIWVVVRHEIDYKKEAFLGDTISLQTYVGEVTHVTSVRHVIIKNSETDKVLAEAKTTWCLLHAETKKPAKISEELKRVFLQ; encoded by the coding sequence ATGGAGATCAACCCTGAAATATATGAAAAGCAATTAGTAGTTAAGGAAACCCATCTTGACAAACAAAGGCATGTAAATAATGTGGAATATGTTCAGTGGGTTCAGGATGTAGCTGAAGAACACTGGGAAGCAAGAGCTTCTGAAGAACAAAAATCTACTGTGATCTGGGTAGTCGTACGCCACGAGATTGATTATAAAAAAGAAGCTTTTCTGGGTGATACCATTTCACTTCAAACGTATGTGGGTGAGGTTACTCATGTAACTTCCGTAAGACACGTTATTATAAAAAATTCTGAAACAGATAAAGTTTTAGCAGAAGCTAAAACCACCTGGTGCTTACTTCATGCTGAAACGAAAAAGCCGGCAAAGATTTCAGAGGAATTAAAAAGGGTTTTTCTTCAGTAA
- the glyA gene encoding serine hydroxymethyltransferase — MQRDTQVFDLIAKEKERQLNGLELIASENFVSEAVLEAAGSVLTNKYAEGYPGKRYYGGCEVVDQVEQLAIDRLKELFNAEYANVQPHSGSQANTAVFHTVMKPGDKFLGFDLSHGGHLTHGSPVNFSGKLYNPVFYGVDKETGLIDYDAVAEIAEKEKPKMIIAGASAYSREIDYKRFREIADSVGAILVADMAHPAGLIAKGLISDPLPHCHIVTSTTHKTLRGPRGGIILMGKDFENPFGEKLKNGNLKKMSTMLNSGIFPGNQGGPLEHIIAAKAIAFGEALTDEFLHYTVQVKKNAEKLAQAFVEKDYKVISGGTDNHMMLIDLRNKNVSGKEAEEALSKADITVNKNMVPFDDKSPFVTSGIRIGTPAVTTRGLQENDMNKIVDLIDRVITNIENDTELEAVKKEVNSMMSGRPLFVA; from the coding sequence ATGCAACGAGACACCCAGGTATTTGATTTAATTGCTAAAGAAAAGGAGCGCCAGTTAAATGGTTTGGAACTTATTGCGAGTGAAAATTTTGTAAGCGAAGCTGTGCTTGAAGCAGCAGGATCTGTACTTACAAATAAATATGCTGAAGGTTACCCCGGAAAGAGATATTATGGCGGATGTGAGGTGGTAGACCAGGTAGAACAACTTGCAATAGATCGTCTAAAGGAATTGTTTAATGCTGAATATGCCAATGTGCAGCCACATTCTGGTTCACAGGCAAATACGGCAGTTTTTCATACGGTGATGAAGCCGGGAGATAAATTTCTAGGTTTTGATCTTTCACATGGAGGACACTTAACCCACGGTTCCCCGGTGAATTTCTCGGGTAAACTTTATAATCCTGTTTTTTACGGAGTTGATAAAGAAACCGGTTTAATTGATTATGATGCAGTTGCTGAAATTGCTGAAAAAGAAAAGCCTAAAATGATCATCGCAGGAGCGTCTGCATATTCAAGAGAGATCGATTATAAAAGATTTAGAGAGATTGCTGATAGCGTTGGTGCTATTTTGGTGGCAGATATGGCGCATCCCGCAGGGCTTATTGCTAAGGGATTAATTAGTGATCCGCTTCCTCATTGTCATATTGTAACTTCTACCACCCATAAAACACTTAGAGGACCCAGAGGAGGAATCATATTGATGGGAAAAGACTTTGAGAATCCATTTGGAGAGAAATTAAAAAATGGAAACCTGAAGAAAATGTCTACGATGCTAAATTCAGGGATTTTTCCAGGAAACCAGGGTGGACCTTTAGAGCATATTATTGCAGCCAAAGCAATAGCTTTTGGAGAAGCTTTGACCGATGAATTTCTTCATTATACTGTTCAGGTTAAGAAAAATGCTGAGAAACTAGCTCAGGCATTTGTTGAAAAAGATTATAAAGTTATTTCCGGTGGAACCGATAACCATATGATGCTTATAGATCTTAGAAATAAGAATGTGAGTGGTAAGGAAGCGGAAGAAGCTTTAAGTAAAGCAGATATCACGGTTAATAAAAATATGGTGCCATTTGATGATAAATCACCTTTTGTGACATCAGGTATTAGAATTGGAACTCCGGCAGTTACCACTCGTGGATTACAGGAAAACGATATGAATAAGATCGTTGATCTTATAGATCGTGTAATCACCAATATTGAAAATGATACTGAACTTGAAGCAGTAAAAAAAGAGGTGAATTCTATGATGAGTGGAAGGCCTTTGTTTGTTGCTTAA
- the fahA gene encoding fumarylacetoacetase, translating into MSITANDPKRKTWLDIPGDTDFPIQNIPFGVFLTRDDVITIGTRIGDFAIDLGALHQLGYFEGIPLTDDIFLQDTLNDFISDGKKTWRLVRNRIADIFDANNTKLKDNQDHRNTVLFTLDEIEMQMPVQVGDYTDFYSSKEHATNIGTMFRDPDNALLPNWLHIPVGYHGRSSSIIPSEIPVHRPQGQTKPADSDEPVFGPSQRVDFELEMAFVTTDANHLGEPIPVDEAEDYIFGMVLFNDWSARDIQKWEYVPLGPFLAKNFASSISPWIVTMDALEPFRTASPKPEKELLPYLKYKGEKSFDINLEVFLQPEGGEENSLSKSNFKYLYWNMSQQLAHHTVNGCPVNSGDMMASGTISGSSEDSYGSMLELSWGGKKPIKLKDGSERKFVNDNDTVIMRGFCQNGNSRIGFGEVKSKLLPVYEPKKK; encoded by the coding sequence ATGTCAATTACCGCTAACGATCCAAAAAGAAAAACCTGGCTGGATATTCCTGGCGATACCGATTTCCCTATTCAGAATATTCCATTTGGAGTATTTCTAACTCGTGATGATGTTATTACCATTGGTACGAGAATTGGAGATTTCGCGATAGACCTTGGAGCATTGCACCAATTGGGTTATTTTGAAGGAATTCCATTAACTGACGATATATTTTTACAGGATACTTTAAATGATTTTATCTCTGATGGCAAGAAAACCTGGCGATTGGTAAGAAACCGCATTGCAGATATCTTCGATGCCAACAATACTAAATTAAAAGATAATCAGGACCACAGAAATACAGTACTTTTTACGCTGGATGAGATTGAAATGCAGATGCCTGTGCAGGTAGGAGATTATACCGATTTCTATTCCTCGAAAGAACATGCTACCAACATTGGAACCATGTTTAGAGATCCGGATAACGCTTTATTGCCAAACTGGCTTCATATCCCAGTGGGGTATCATGGTAGAAGCTCATCGATTATTCCTTCTGAAATTCCGGTACATCGCCCACAGGGACAAACTAAACCAGCAGATTCTGACGAACCTGTTTTTGGACCATCTCAAAGGGTAGATTTTGAACTGGAAATGGCATTTGTTACGACAGATGCTAATCATTTGGGGGAACCAATCCCGGTGGATGAAGCTGAAGATTATATCTTTGGAATGGTACTTTTCAATGACTGGAGTGCTCGTGATATTCAGAAGTGGGAATATGTACCTTTAGGACCCTTCCTTGCCAAAAATTTCGCTTCCTCTATTTCTCCATGGATTGTAACCATGGATGCTTTGGAACCTTTTAGAACGGCAAGTCCAAAACCTGAAAAAGAGCTACTTCCATATTTAAAATATAAAGGAGAGAAAAGTTTTGATATCAACCTGGAAGTATTTCTTCAGCCTGAAGGTGGAGAGGAAAATTCACTTTCAAAATCAAACTTTAAATATCTCTACTGGAACATGAGTCAGCAACTTGCTCACCATACTGTAAATGGCTGCCCGGTAAACTCTGGTGATATGATGGCTTCAGGTACTATTTCAGGATCTTCTGAAGATTCTTATGGATCTATGCTGGAACTTTCCTGGGGTGGTAAAAAACCAATCAAATTAAAGGATGGATCTGAACGTAAGTTCGTTAATGATAATGACACGGTGATCATGAGAGGATTTTGCCAGAATGGTAATTCCAGAATTGGTTTTGGTGAAGTAAAATCAAAATTACTTCCCGTTTACGAACCGAAGAAGAAATAA
- the ytxJ gene encoding bacillithiol system redox-active protein YtxJ, translating into MGLFDKMFSSEKKQEKEEKSVTPWIDLNSMAQLDQLEERSKERTVAILKHSTTCGISRMVLKMFESDYNLDENEPIDLYFLDLRAHRDISNAIAERLRVKHESPQLIVLKNGEVVHHSSHQAISADKLKELI; encoded by the coding sequence ATGGGATTATTTGATAAAATGTTTAGTTCTGAAAAGAAGCAGGAAAAGGAAGAGAAGAGCGTGACTCCATGGATAGATCTTAATTCTATGGCTCAACTAGACCAACTGGAAGAAAGGTCTAAAGAAAGAACAGTAGCGATCTTAAAACATTCTACTACCTGTGGTATTAGTAGAATGGTATTGAAGATGTTTGAATCTGATTATAATCTGGATGAAAATGAACCAATAGATCTTTATTTTCTTGATCTTAGAGCGCACAGAGATATTTCTAATGCCATCGCTGAAAGACTGAGGGTAAAGCATGAAAGTCCGCAATTAATTGTTCTAAAGAATGGGGAAGTGGTGCATCATTCTTCGCACCAGGCAATTTCTGCAGATAAATTGAAAGAATTGATTTAG
- the clpB gene encoding ATP-dependent chaperone ClpB, producing the protein MNFQNYTIKSQEAIQQAQQLAQEMGHQQIENEHIFKAIMMVDENVTPFLLKKLNINLNLFTQILDKSLESFPKVSGGDIHLSRESGKTVNDASSIAKKMGDEYVSIEHLILAIFKSSSKVAQILKDQGATEKGLKAAISELRQGDKVTSQSAEETYNSLEKYARNLNQLAEDGKLDPVIGRDEEIRRILQILSRRTKNNPMLVGEPGTGKTAIAEGLAHRIVDGDIPENLKDKRIYSLDMGALIAGAKYKGEFEERLKAVIKEVTSSDGSIVLFIDEIHTLVGAGGGQGAMDAANILKPALARGELRAIGATTLDEYQKYFEKDKALERRFQKVIVEEPDTESAISILRGIKEKYETHHKVRIKDEAIIAAVELSQRYITNRFLPDKAIDLMDEAASKLRMEINSKPEELDVLDRKIMQLEIEIEAIKREKDEAKLKSLRSDLANLKEERNDLHARWMSEKDVVDNIQTAKSDIEEFKLEAERAEREGDYGKVAEIRYGKIKEAQEKLEKLQQQVAENQSEKSLIQEEVTNEDIAEVVAKWTGIPVTKMLQSDREKLLHLEDDLHKRVVGQQEAIIAVSDAVRRSRAGLQDQNRPIGSFLFLGTTGVGKTELAKALAEYLFDDESAMTRIDMSEYQERHSVSRLVGAPPGYVGYDEGGQLTEAVRRKPYSVVLLDEIEKAHPDTFNILLQVLDEGRLTDNKGRVADFKNTIIIMTSNMGSHIIQEKFENVKDPDTAMEAAKTEVLGLLKQSVRPEFINRIDDIVMFSPLTQNDIKQIVGLQLKGVKKMLANQHMVLDATDEAIEYLSVKGFDPQFGARPVKRVVQKEVLNKLSKDILSGKIHTDSIILLDEFNEELVFRNQEELTKND; encoded by the coding sequence ATGAATTTTCAAAATTATACTATAAAATCACAAGAGGCCATCCAGCAGGCGCAGCAACTAGCGCAGGAGATGGGCCATCAGCAAATAGAGAATGAACATATTTTCAAAGCTATCATGATGGTTGACGAAAATGTAACTCCATTCTTACTAAAAAAACTAAATATCAACCTAAACCTGTTTACGCAGATTCTCGATAAGAGTCTGGAAAGCTTCCCAAAAGTTAGCGGAGGTGACATCCATTTATCCCGGGAGTCTGGAAAAACGGTAAACGACGCTTCTTCCATTGCCAAAAAAATGGGAGATGAATATGTCTCTATCGAGCATTTGATCCTCGCAATCTTTAAGTCTTCCAGTAAAGTTGCACAAATCTTAAAAGATCAGGGAGCTACAGAGAAAGGTTTAAAAGCAGCAATTTCAGAATTGAGACAGGGAGATAAAGTAACCTCGCAAAGTGCTGAAGAAACTTATAATTCTTTAGAAAAATACGCTCGCAATCTAAATCAGCTTGCAGAAGACGGAAAATTGGACCCGGTAATTGGTCGGGATGAAGAGATTAGAAGAATTCTTCAAATTTTATCTCGTAGAACCAAAAACAACCCAATGCTTGTAGGTGAACCGGGAACAGGGAAAACAGCTATTGCAGAGGGCCTTGCGCACAGAATTGTAGATGGAGATATTCCGGAAAATTTAAAAGATAAAAGGATTTACTCCTTAGACATGGGAGCTCTTATTGCAGGCGCAAAATATAAAGGTGAATTTGAAGAACGCCTGAAAGCTGTTATTAAAGAAGTTACTTCCAGCGACGGGAGTATCGTCTTGTTTATTGACGAAATCCACACCCTCGTTGGTGCAGGTGGCGGTCAGGGAGCTATGGATGCCGCTAATATTCTTAAACCAGCGCTCGCTCGTGGGGAACTGCGAGCTATAGGAGCCACCACGTTGGATGAGTATCAAAAATATTTTGAGAAAGATAAGGCGCTTGAGCGTCGTTTCCAGAAAGTGATCGTTGAAGAACCAGATACTGAAAGCGCTATTTCCATTCTCCGTGGAATCAAGGAAAAATATGAGACTCACCACAAGGTTAGGATCAAAGATGAGGCGATTATTGCCGCGGTAGAACTTTCCCAGCGCTATATTACAAATCGTTTTCTACCGGATAAGGCTATTGACCTTATGGATGAGGCTGCCTCAAAGTTGAGAATGGAAATCAACTCCAAACCTGAAGAGTTAGATGTGCTTGATCGTAAGATCATGCAACTTGAAATTGAAATTGAAGCGATTAAACGGGAAAAAGACGAAGCGAAGCTGAAATCTTTGCGCAGTGATCTGGCCAACCTCAAAGAAGAACGCAATGATCTTCATGCAAGATGGATGAGTGAAAAAGATGTGGTAGATAACATCCAGACGGCGAAATCTGATATTGAAGAATTTAAGCTTGAAGCAGAAAGAGCAGAGCGAGAAGGCGATTATGGAAAAGTTGCCGAAATAAGGTACGGAAAGATCAAGGAAGCTCAGGAAAAACTGGAAAAGCTTCAACAACAAGTGGCCGAAAATCAAAGTGAGAAATCTTTGATTCAGGAAGAAGTTACCAATGAAGATATCGCTGAAGTGGTGGCGAAATGGACAGGCATTCCAGTAACCAAAATGCTTCAGAGCGATCGTGAAAAATTATTACACCTTGAGGATGATCTTCACAAACGAGTTGTTGGTCAACAGGAAGCGATCATTGCAGTGAGTGATGCCGTTAGAAGAAGCCGTGCGGGATTGCAGGATCAAAACAGGCCAATTGGCTCATTCCTGTTTCTTGGTACCACGGGGGTTGGAAAGACTGAATTAGCTAAAGCTCTAGCTGAATATCTCTTTGATGATGAATCTGCAATGACCAGGATAGATATGAGTGAATACCAGGAGAGACATTCTGTAAGTAGATTGGTGGGTGCACCTCCGGGATATGTGGGTTATGATGAAGGTGGCCAGCTTACCGAAGCGGTTAGAAGAAAACCATATTCTGTAGTGCTTCTTGATGAAATTGAAAAAGCACACCCGGATACTTTCAATATTTTATTGCAGGTGCTTGATGAAGGCAGGTTAACCGACAATAAAGGCCGCGTCGCCGATTTTAAGAATACGATCATCATCATGACCTCTAATATGGGAAGCCATATTATTCAGGAAAAGTTTGAAAATGTGAAAGATCCTGATACTGCGATGGAAGCTGCAAAAACTGAAGTTTTAGGCTTACTTAAACAAAGTGTACGTCCCGAATTTATTAATAGGATAGATGATATTGTAATGTTTAGTCCGCTAACTCAGAATGATATTAAACAGATAGTTGGTCTTCAATTAAAGGGCGTTAAAAAAATGCTGGCTAATCAGCACATGGTACTTGACGCTACCGATGAAGCTATAGAATACCTTTCGGTAAAAGGATTTGATCCTCAATTTGGTGCGAGACCCGTAAAAAGAGTTGTTCAGAAAGAGGTACTTAATAAGCTTTCTAAAGATATTCTATCCGGAAAAATTCATACTGACAGTATTATTCTTTTGGATGAATTTAATGAAGAGCTGGTGTTTAGAAATCAGGAAGAATTGACGAAAAATGATTAA
- a CDS encoding CsbD family protein, with amino-acid sequence MNEDQREGKWKQIKGDFKQKYGKLTDDETTYSEGKFDEMLGRMQEKTGKSKEELKKEIDKW; translated from the coding sequence ATGAATGAAGATCAAAGAGAAGGAAAGTGGAAACAGATAAAAGGTGATTTCAAGCAGAAATACGGAAAACTTACCGATGACGAAACCACTTATTCTGAAGGGAAGTTCGATGAAATGCTGGGTCGTATGCAGGAAAAGACTGGGAAGTCAAAAGAAGAATTGAAAAAGGAGATTGATAAATGGTAA
- a CDS encoding esterase-like activity of phytase family protein has protein sequence MRRIISLFLLALFLNSCAVTRNIENDTIQLTFLDEYVLPSDTKFDNTVVGGLSGIDYKNGKYYLVSDQASNPRIYEANISIERQKFQNVSIEKLIKVKKTEKFTNEVLDLEALRFDELRDEFVVTSEGKIDEGKNPGIYRLSNNGEIQSSFTIPEYFKAEGEQKPRNNGVFEGLTESFDQQGYWVATESPLEKDSSKPKIFPSRSHVRITKFDKNTGEPTKQFVYKLDGIAKLPINYFAVNGLTEIIEYAEDKFLILERSYSAGYGSHGNTVKIFEVDASKADNTLNLGKLKGEDYEAAEKKLLFNFKSVKNKLTRGIIDNIEGMCFGPILENGKHSLILVSDNNFNSFADQINQFIIMEINIKNLTSKTN, from the coding sequence ATGAGAAGAATAATTTCACTTTTTCTGCTTGCTCTTTTTTTGAATAGCTGTGCAGTAACCCGAAATATCGAAAATGACACTATTCAACTTACATTTTTAGACGAATATGTTTTACCATCAGATACAAAGTTTGATAATACCGTAGTGGGGGGACTTTCCGGAATAGATTATAAAAACGGAAAGTATTATCTTGTTAGTGACCAGGCTTCCAACCCAAGAATTTACGAAGCTAATATTAGTATTGAAAGACAGAAATTTCAAAATGTTTCAATTGAAAAATTGATCAAAGTCAAAAAAACTGAAAAATTCACAAATGAAGTTCTGGATCTTGAAGCGCTGAGATTTGATGAATTGCGTGACGAATTTGTGGTGACCAGCGAAGGAAAAATTGATGAGGGTAAGAACCCGGGTATTTACAGGCTTTCTAATAATGGAGAAATTCAAAGTTCATTTACCATTCCTGAATATTTCAAAGCTGAAGGAGAGCAGAAACCTCGTAATAATGGAGTCTTTGAAGGACTTACCGAAAGTTTTGATCAGCAGGGATATTGGGTTGCTACAGAGTCTCCTCTAGAAAAGGATTCCTCTAAACCAAAGATCTTCCCCTCAAGATCTCATGTAAGGATCACTAAATTTGATAAAAATACTGGCGAACCTACGAAACAGTTCGTTTATAAACTGGATGGTATTGCAAAACTGCCCATTAACTATTTTGCAGTAAATGGATTAACAGAGATCATTGAGTATGCCGAGGATAAATTCTTAATTCTGGAAAGGTCTTATTCTGCAGGATATGGATCCCATGGGAATACGGTGAAAATTTTTGAGGTTGATGCCTCTAAAGCTGATAATACCTTAAATTTAGGTAAACTGAAGGGTGAAGATTATGAGGCTGCTGAAAAAAAGCTTCTTTTCAATTTTAAATCGGTGAAAAATAAATTAACCAGGGGGATCATAGATAATATTGAAGGAATGTGTTTCGGGCCTATACTTGAAAATGGTAAACATTCCCTTATACTTGTATCTGATAATAATTTCAACAGTTTTGCAGATCAAATAAATCAATTCATAATAATGGAGATCAACATAAAGAATCTAACTTCTAAAACAAATTAA
- a CDS encoding SixA phosphatase family protein yields MANIITLFFSIILSFGSNSEENIPHPSNDSVTTFYLIRHAEKDRSDSKNSNPALTEKGLKRAENWANVLKDIEFDAVYSTNYKRTMQTAKPLADLKKLELLNYDANNLYSPEFKKATSGKTLLVVGHSNTTPQFANAILDEKKYENIDDSENGALFIVEVQADGSSRSKVLYIN; encoded by the coding sequence ATGGCAAACATTATCACACTTTTCTTTTCAATAATTCTAAGTTTTGGGTCAAATTCCGAAGAAAACATTCCGCACCCCTCCAATGATTCTGTGACGACTTTTTACCTGATAAGACACGCTGAAAAAGACAGAAGTGATTCAAAAAACAGCAATCCGGCTCTTACCGAAAAAGGATTAAAGCGAGCTGAAAACTGGGCGAATGTTTTAAAAGATATTGAATTCGATGCCGTTTACAGTACTAATTACAAGAGAACGATGCAAACTGCGAAACCGCTGGCAGATCTAAAAAAATTGGAGCTTCTAAACTACGATGCAAATAATTTATACAGTCCTGAATTTAAAAAAGCTACTTCAGGAAAAACCTTACTTGTAGTTGGGCATAGCAATACAACGCCGCAGTTCGCAAATGCTATTCTCGATGAAAAGAAATATGAAAATATTGATGATTCAGAAAATGGAGCTTTATTTATTGTAGAAGTACAGGCAGATGGAAGCTCTAGATCCAAAGTTCTTTATATTAACTAA